The genomic DNA TACTCCGGTAAATCAATAGCCTGCTTGTCTGGTGGATCCTGTTTGCTTACTGCCACGATGTACGGTTTACACGTCACACCAAATTGCTGCTTAATCAACTCTTGATAGACTGCCATCTGAAGTGGGTAGTTATACGCATATACAAACGGTTCTTTCTCACGAGTTTCTGGATTCCAATACGCCTTGTATATGTCAGCGGTCGTCTTGAGATCCACGAAGTAACCTTGTTTCAAATTGAGGCAATCAATCTTGCCCTTCCAGGGATAACCACTGATTTCACCAGTTACAATCACTTCCTTATCGCCTTGATAAAGAAGATTAAAATCATGGTCGTCAGATAAGGCTTCAATCATGGATTCAGCAATTTTGAAGTCCTTCTTGAGATGGCCCTTGCTCGGTCCTCGGCTTGAAATTGCTTCGGAGTGTTCATCAACGAACTTCGCATGAGCCTCCTCGCTCTCAAAATAGCTGTGAAGCCAGTTTCCAACGACTAACGCCGTTGATTTCATACATGGTTCCCATTTACCCTGCAACTCGGCTAACGCTTCTGCTTCACAGGCTAAAAACTTCTTGAACCATGTTGCTGACATAAATGATTGATCTGTCCAGCGATCGTAATAGTTAGCTGGCGTCAAGGTCTCCGAGGTTATCGAAGAGGTTTTGCTGGTCGACTTCGTCTTTGACAGGTTCTTGATCATTGCTTGATGCCTCCTTTGCAGCCGTTCTAACGGGTTCTTTAGCTGGTTCAGCAGATTCTACCTTCTCGGCTTTATTCTCTGCTACATCAGCTACCAATGACCTTTTAGTCGGTGTTACGTCTTTTTTATCGTCATTCTCATATTCGTTGCTAGTGGTTTCGTTAACTGCTTGCACGAACAAATCGTTATCACTTGAGCTGTTAATGTAGAACTTAGCAGCTCGATTAATTACAGTCCGTTTAGCCATCTCTTCTGGGAACTCGTTTTGAACCTTCTTCGTCTTAGCGTGGCTCCAACTGGTGTCGATGTCCTTTTTTGTCATAACCGTATATGTCCGGTTCCCGTTGATGTCTTCGATCCATGCAAAGGCCCCGATAATTGGCTTGTCTAAGTTCTCAAAGCTTGGCTCGAACTCCTTAACCACCAGCACCCCATTTTCACCGCCAATCTTGAACGTGTCGTCTTTGTGGACGACCTGTGCTTGAATATCCTTAACGTTTGAAAGACGCTTTACAACGCTAATTGAGCCGAAATAGGAGCGTTGCATGACTAACTGGTTGCCATAAGGAATGAAATAGCATTGGTTTTTAGCCGGGCTCAATCCTTGAATTGCCATGTTCATCAACGCCTTGATAACTGATCCTTGGTCACACTTATCAAGTAATGGTTGCCCCTTAGACGTATCACTCAAAATCAAGTAAGCACTGTTTAATGCATTCCCTACTGAATAATCAGGTGGTAATGACAAGCCTTCATTATTCTTCATATCCTCAATATTGTTATTAACCATCGTAACTAACTCATTACTCATGCTTCTTCCTCCTCTGATACCCAGTGATAGCCCAGACGTGTCATCATCGTGTCCGTGTCGATGTGTACTAGTAGCTCGTCCCATAGACGGGACTGACCAAACACATCAATCAGCCATTGCCAATTAGATTCCTCACCTTGATCTGGATACAACACACTTACGTCAGTCGAACCGAAAGTGACGATACAAATGGCGCTCAACATATCGGCCTGCATATCAATCGCCCACTGCTTAAAGTCATTGTTATCGATGTAATCTTGAAACAACTGTGCCTTGTCGAACTCGTCACCATCGTAGCAATAGTTATCTGCGTCAAGTACCCAGTCGCGTGAGTCGTTACGTTGCTGCCAATGCTCGTTTAAATCTGCCTGTGCTGGTATCATTTCGCCCACCTCCGTACCAAACGTTGCCTTAGTGACTGTTTCGGAGTACAATAAAAATCGAAAATAAATTTACTATGCGTCTTAGCTGCACGGGTACTACCAATACTCGAGCAGCTTTTTTTGTACTCAAATTTAGGCTTTAGCGATACTTTGCGTACTTCCAATTCGTTCGACCTCCTTAAATGTGCCAAAAACATTATTCAATTCTTCAATTGTGATTTGCTTGTAAAGCACATTTCCAATTCTGAACGTGAATTTCATCGTCTTCATCTCCTTAAATTCCAAACCAACTAGCAACTTCATGACGCTTGAACCATAATGCCGTTAACGCGCAGCCTACTATTGCTCCTTCAATCATTGCTATTTCCTCCTATCCTGCTTGCGTTTGTTCTCTTCTGCTCGCCAACGGCTAACTTCCGCCCAATTATATTGGCGAGCCCCTAATGCAACATCAGACGGCAATGGGTAGTATTCACGTCGCGCCAAGTTGCTTATTGTTGATGGCGAAACATTCCATTCAGCGGCAAGCTCAACACCTTTGAGCCATTTTTTAGGCTGTCCCCCTGCCTGATACTTAGGATTCTTTTTAATGGAAACCACTTGCATCTTTTATCACTCCTCCTAGCCATTTTCTTGGTTGACTTTATCGATTACTTCCTGCAATTTATCCATTGGAATACCGGCATACTCAGCCTTCTTAGCCAAATCGGTTATCTCGGCGCTAATCTCTTCTGCGTATTCACGTGGATAGCGTTCAATAACTAGTTGCTGCGCTGGTGTCCGATCTCTCGGCTTGACTGTAATAGCTTCTTCAAACTCAGCCTCAATTCTTTCTCGCTGACGCTGTTCCTTTTTCTGTTTCATCAAAGCCGAGAACATATCACCTTGTAGCTGACGATCATTCTGGAATGACAGCACGCCGAAATTCTCACGAGCACCAGAATAATTAAGCCAAAAATCGTTAATTACATTTGCTAACGACTTCCTTATTTGTGAATCAGTGCTTCTTGATCCACTCTTCAACCGAGACAATTGTCCGGGAGAAACATGCGTCCTATCTGCAATCTGCTGCTGTGTTAGTGTTTTATCTCTACCTAATGCCAATGATAATTGCTCTGCAAACTTGTTCTTCATACCTACACCTCTGTATTTTGGAAAGGGCTTTATATCGCCTTTCCACGTAATTCACCTATAATTTAAATTAATCGGGATGATCTAATAAGTAATCCATCATCTCAGCTGCTGGAATCTGCCAGCCGTTATGGGTATTCACATAATCAATAAAGCCACCCTGTTCAATATCCAAATCATGGCGATGCTTGGTTAAATATCGTGAGGCTCGTTCGGTTGATTTAGTTCCGTATTTATACCTGGCCAAATCTTTAAGCTTCCAAGTACAAATACCACGCTGTGCTTGCTGCCATGCTTGGAACCTCTCGTATTCTTCTTCGCTAATGAATTGGAATCCCTTTGGAGCCTCATGCCGAATCAATATCGTATCTGACATGTTCGCACCTCCTAATATGAAACTGACATAAGTTGGCTAGCTTGCTCGTTATACTCGGCCGTTACTGCTCGAAATTCAGCATCTAGTGCTTTATCGCTTAGTGCCTCAAACATTACTCTTGGTGTTTCTGGTTTAACCTTTGCTAGTGCATTGATTAATGTAGTTCGTGATAGATGTGTCATTTTGTTTCCTCCGTTCTTTGAAAATTAAATATTTGCTTTTAGTAACTCGAATATTCGACGCGCTTCATCAATGTTGCTCTCGTTAATTTGATATACGTTAGACACACCTAAATGGAACCTAATGATCGTTTTAACTGCGTCTGACAATGAATAAGCTTTTGGATTCTTACCGTACTTCTCGTTGACAAATTTCGAAATATCGTTTTTAAGCTCCATCCAAGCAGTGTTTCTTGCTTTGACTGGTGCTAGGCTTTTGGCGGCAATAGCTGCGTTTACCTCTGATTGGACCATTTCGTGCAATTGTTCTTGTGTGACTTCCATTACTCGATCACCTCCTTAGGTAACAGATCCTTGACATTAATTTCTAAAGCACTTGCCAACTTTATTGCCGTTCTAAGTCCAGGCGTTTTACTGGTATTTTCAATTCCACTAATTGTTGTTTGAGGAACTCCACTTAAATCGGATAATTTAGATTGTGTTAAACCTCTTTTATTGCGAAATTGGATTAATCGTTCTCTGGATGTCATTTTTTCACCTCATCTCTGTATACTCTTTAGAGTATATGCTCAATTGAATGTATTGTCTACTCATTTGAGTAACTTTATTTAAAAAAATAATGTTATGTTTGTCATATACTCATTTGGGTTAGGATGTGATATTTATGGATAAAACTCATAGCACGTTCTTCAAAGAACGTCTTTACTCGTACATGAAAGAACAAAACATAACATTAAATCGTGTAGCAACACTATCAGGAATGGCAGCAACAACCCTCAGCAATATTGTGAACCGCGGCTCTGCACCCAGAATTGATACTATCTATAAAATTTGTAGTGGCCTTGGTATCAGCGTCCACGACTTCTTCGACTTTCCGCCCTACAACGAGGTGGAAGAATAATGGCAACGCTAAACGATTCAATTTATGGACACAACCAATTTTCGGCACATGCCAACTATAGTGCTACACTAAAGCAAGTGCAGAGTCTCATTAATAATCAAGAAGTTTTGAATGGGTTACGCACATTAACTTTGCAAAGCAACGCGTTGAGACAACTTTCCAGTATTGCCACGTCCACTAGGCCGGCAATGCTAGCTTCAAGCAACGCGTTGAAACAGCTTTCCAGTATTGCTGCATCCACTAGGCCGGCAATACTAGCTTCAAGCAACGCGTTGAAACAGCTTTCCAGTATTGCCGCATCCACTAGGCCGGCAATGTTAGCTTCAAGCAACACGTTGAAACAGCTTTCCAGTATTGCCATGTCCGCTAATGTAACGGCAAATACCTTAAACGCACAAATTCAAAATGTTACTGCAATGGATCTAAGAACAGGTGCCAAATTCAACACTATAATTAATCAATTAGGGCTTAAAAACGTTAAAAAAACGCAGATAGAAATTAAAAACATGGCACAATTATTTGGACCGGAAGTAGTTGAAGGCATCCTTCACTCCATTAATGAATCTACGCCTGAAGTCGTACCAACCAAGCCGATAAAGAAATTCACGGAGGCCCAAGAACAAAATGCTGAAGTAAGCAAAATAAACGAGACCTCTTATGCCCATGAAGGTAAGAATGGTGAACCGGCGTATAGTATCATCAATAAAATTTTGCAACAGTATCATTCCCTTTCTAAAATGAAATTAATTATTTTCAATGCCATACTTGGCGAACTATTTTCTGCAATGTTGAGCTCACTAATTTCAAACGTAGGCCTGGCGAATGCAATCATTATGATGCTTATCTTGACTGCGCCTTACAACGAGGTGGAAAAATAATTTCCATAGACTTCTCACTTAAAAAGGTGGTTAAAAAATGTTAACAGCTACGATTCATTTTTTAGATGGTGAAACACTAACGCTAAACGTACATGACTTTGTTTGGGGTATTCGCACTGCGCCAATTAATGATCGTCCTAAAAAAATTTCTAAAAAGAACTGGGAAAAGATAACGTACGATTTTCCTAACAAAGACGAAATTAATGGTCCGTTTGAACTGAACGAACATATTAAGCTAGGATTAGTGCCAAGTATCACCAAACTTCTAAACAACTACACTTTCTTTTTCACTGATGATGACCCTGGCACCGTGTTTGCCAGCTCCAAAGTGGTAAAGATTGTCAGTCATTAACGTTTAATCCGAAGAGTTGCTATTTGCGATAGCGGCTCTTTTACTTGTTATTGGCTTCATTTTGGCATCTCCCTTTAATTACTCGAATTGTGTACTTCTTCTTCAAAAAAATAAGTCCATTTAACACGTTTTTTTGTCGATATATTGTTCATTCTTACAGCCATTTTCTTAGCTCTACCAACACTTGGTGTTCTGTGTCCTTGTTCGTAAGACGCTAAAGTTGTCTCTGGCATATTGAGAAATTCAGCAGCCTTTTTTTGCGTTAGTCCGTTGATGTCTCTCCACTCTTTTAACCAATGACGCATGTTAACACCTCCTAACTAAGTAATACGTTTCGCGTACCTTTGATGCTCACTAATATAATACAATTCGTGTACTTAGTCAACACAAAAATACTCTAAACGAGTATTTTTTATATTTCTGTACAAAATACGCATTATGCGTAGTAATCTTATAATTAATGAAGGAGGCCTATCGATGTTTGCTGAACGCCTTAAAGAATTACGAAAAAGAGAAGCTGGTCTAACGCAAGAGAGATTAGCAATGCAATTAGGCATGGCCAAAACAACACTGGCTTCCTATGAACAAGGAAAACGACAGCCTGATCTTGAAACACTTTCTAAAATTGCAGATCGTTTTTCCGTGACAACTGACTACTTGCTTGGAAAAAATGGCACGCCAAAATGGGCAACCAAGAAAGATACCATTGACCTGAAGGATTTTCTTGAAGCAAATGAGGGTTCGATGACCTATGGGGGTGAAGATCTTACTGAAGAAGAAAAACAACAAGTGCGTGTGGCCATGGCAACAATATTCTGGAAACGCCACAAGCATGATTAGGAGTTGTACTTATGGATAGAGTAAAAGATATCGTTAAAGCTATTGTCAACCGTTATCACACAGCGGACCCGTTTGTAATTGCGGAAAAGCTTAACATACAAGTAGAATGGTGTGACTTCGGGGCAATGCCCCTGGGTAAAAATGCTTATGACAACCAAGAGCCTATCATACTACTCAATAATTCTATTAAACACACGCCTACACAGTATTTCATACTCGGTCATGAGCTGGGACACGTTATATTCCACGAGGGGCTGATTGGGTACTACACTTCCGTTAAACATGGACATTCTAAGTTTGAACGTGAAGCTGATGAATTTTCAGTTGGATTAATGGGAATGTTTTTTATTGAGGAAAATGGTCATATTCCCTATTCATACAGAGAACTGGCCTATCAATACGGAGTACCATTCGACAAAGATTAATATCAATTAATTTGGAGGAATTATGGAAACTTTTGCCGAGATAATGTTCTTCATCTCATTGTTAATATTTATATATTTTATATGTCAGGGAATTTTTAAACTTATTAAAGGTGGCGGCTCAAAACGATCTTTTAAATATGGCTTGATTGCTCTCGCTGCATCTTTTCTATTTGTTATTGTAGGACTAATAGCTAATCCAGTTAAGAATACAGTAAGCAGTAAGGACACGATAGCACACCCGAAAAAAATCAGTACGTCAAAGATTGAAAGCGACGATAAACGTTCTAACAAAAAGCATTCGAACAAATCAAGTAGCAAAAGAAGTGATTCGAAGAAGACTAGCTCAAATAAAACAAGTAACATCAAAAAAAAATCTTCCGAGAATAATAGTGACACTAAGAAGACTGTAGCCAAAAAATCTTCAAGCAAAAATAAAGCTAGTGCTAAAAAAGCTACGAAAAAGCAATACAATTTCAATAAAGTTAAGCTTGGCATGACTAAGTCTAAAATAATTAGTATTCTTGGTAAACCAGATTCCGATACCTCTGGAACTCTATCATATGGCAAGGATTATTTAATGCTAAACGAGAAGGGAAAACTATTCAGTGGTTCCCCTAAAGCTATTCAAAAACAAATAGATGCCAATATAAAAAAAGAAAAAGCTTCTTCTAGTAAGAAAGTAGAAAACGATCGTGAATTACGCTCTTATGCGAAAATCTTCGGTCAAAAGGACGTTGAGACTCTTCAAAAATATGTTGGAACAGTTTACTCTTCAATAGAAACATCTAGTGGTATGGCCTATGGTTACAGCACTGAATATGGAATGCTTTACAGATTAGATGATAGTAGCACTGGTATCACTCATGTATATAAAGATGGCCTTGGAGACTCTGGTACACAACTGTATGTCGGTCAGACCATCAAACAAAAACAACGTAAAAATTATTATTACTATAACTAGGAGGAAGACATGTCTATTATTCTCACATGGTTAATAATTATTATCGCTATTATGTACTGGATTTTAAATAAGTTCGTTAAATTCATGACAGCGGGACATCTCAAACTAAAAGATTTAATTCGTGCAGGTCTTTGGTCAATGATTGGAATTTTCATCTGGAAAAAGTTACACCCAAATGAAGATATACCGGACCGCTTTAACTCAGAAATTAATAAGTATAAGGGACTTCTCGCACAGACACAGAAAAATCACGATAAGAATTAATATTGCTATAGACCAGATAGGAAGTCGATAAAGGCTAGGAGTTGGGACTACTTATAGTTCGGGGAATTATTGTTATTGGGGAATAACATATTTTGGAGGGATTACTTTGGATATATTTTTTACATTTATGTTTCTTGTATCTTTAATTGCGTTAGCTTACTTTTCAATTCGTGGGGGAATTCATCATTTCACAAAAACAGGTGTTAATCGTCTATACAAAAAATACACCTTAATCTCAGTAGGACTAACAATCCTATTCTTAGCATTAACGGTTTGGGCCGCCCCTTCTGGCACAGCAAGATCGAGTGCATCACAGTCAGATACAGCCTCAAGTAGCAAAGCAAAGAAAAGTTCAGCAAAAGATGCATCGAAAAGAAAGGCTAGTATCAGTAAAGCTAACTCTATTAAAGAGAAGGATTCATCTGAAAGCGCCCTATCAAGCAGCAAAGAAGAATCTGCAAGTATTGCTGCCTCCAAGTCTGAATCCAAAGAGAATTCAGAGAGTATGGCTAGTTCTGAATCCGAAGCAAGCAAAAAGCAGTCTGAGGCAGAAAGCTCTTCAATAGCTAAAGCCAGTTCAGAATCATCAGTTGCTAGCTCGTCATCAGCTAAAAAAGCGAGCGAAACAAGTACTACAGACAATGCTTCTTATACACAAAACGGTGGTTGGACTACTGCTGCTTCTGGTATGGTTTTTGTATCAGACTCCAATAAGTACTACACCAGCGTTAAAAATCCAGGTAATTACCAATATATGACCCAGAGTGCTGCTGATAATTCTGGTGCCAAGCCAGCACCACGGGGCAATCAATACGCAAGACCATAACAGGTCCAAGCCCTCGTCGGGGCTTTCACGCGAGTGTAGTTCAACGGTAGAACAATTATTTGCACACTTCTCATAGGTCTCACATCCTATATTGATGCAGGTTCGACTCCTGCCGCTCGCATTGTAACAAATAACCCATACTACCGCTTACTTTAGCACGTACATCACGTGGGCGTAATTCAATGGTAGAATAACGATTTCAGCCCTTCTCTCTCGTTTGAAATTGTTATGTAGGTTCAATCCCTGCCACCCACTTTTAAAAGAAAGAAGGTAAGATTATGGATAAAGATATGTCGAAATACGAACTCATAGATAACATTACTAATGACTTAACCTCTTTTATTAATCTGTATGCTTTCGTTTATCTTACAAAAGATAGCTACTCAAGGAAAGAATATGACCGCATAATCCAAGGAATGGAAAGAGATATGGTTGATCGTCTTAAGCAAAAATAATTGTAGGTACATTCTAATTAACTGTTGAGCCGACCAAAACCCATTGTTGGCTCTTATGCGAGTGTAGTTTAGTGGTAAAACGACAGCCTTCCAAGCTGTAGTCGCGGGTCCGATTCCCGTCACTCGCTTAGTAAAAAATGATTACTTTGGAGGAAATCTGTATGGATGAATCAAATTCAGTCAGCACGCCAATATTGTCAATTCCAGAATCAACTAACTACTGGTTAGTGAGGGCTGATGGTGGAAAATATTACTCTGATTTTTTAGAGGACGGATTCATTGCAATTGCTAATAACAAAATAACCATTGCATCCATTAACAAACGGAAGCAAAGTTCTAATTCAAATAATATTAACTACAGAGAACTATATCTTGATGCATATCCAAACGAAAGTAACCAGACTGCAGGTCTTCGTGCTAACCAGATTCGTAGATTTGCCAGCACTATGAAAATTAACGATATCGTGCTGGTACCTGCTAAAAACTCAACAAATTTTCTTATCGGAGTTATTACTAGCAGTGCATATGATGCTAATCAAGCTAATATCACTAAAAAGATCGATCTTCAAACATTAAATGCAAATCATTCTACTATTTGCCCGTATACTAAACGTCGAGACGTAACTTGGATTAAAGAAATTTTTAAAAATCAGCTTCCCAAAGGATTGTTGTGGGCATTATCAGCCCATGAAGCATTATTTCATATACAATCAATTGACGATATTAATTCAATTGACCGTCTCTTTAGCCCACTTTATATTAAAAACAAAAATGTTCACTTTCTTATCAGTGCTGGCACAAACGAAAACTTAACCATGAAACAATGGGATGAATTTATTTCTATTTTGAAGACTGCTGATATTGATCCAAAATTAATAAAGGTGGATATTCGCCGTAATTCGCCTGTCTCTATGAATTTAATCGCTACTGTAATAAAAATAAATGAGCTCTATAAATTATATAAAGCCATAGAGCCTTTTTTAGAAGCAGGAGTCTTAACCACTGGCACAGGTGGAACCTTACTTTTCGCATGGCGTGTAATTGGTGGTAAACGTGGTAAGGAACTGGGATTAGTAGAATGGTGTCAAGAAATTTATAGACAGCATTTAGAAAATAAAAAGCTTAAATACAAAGTTAATTATAAGATAGCTAAGCAAAAAGATTCAGAGTTAAAACGAGCAAAATTACATCCTAAAGTTAGTGGAACCTTAATTCTACCTGAAAGTAAATCCATGAATCAGGATCAGGAATCACTTTCGCAATCAACAAAGTTACGGGAAAAACAATCAAAAAAAGTACTACTAAATCAGCTTGTCGAGTTATTAATATACTTATCACTTTCAGCCAAAAAGTAATTGTTGTTGATAATAACCAGTAAGCCCAGATCTTTTTTAACATTGCTTTCCCCCCTTTTTTATAATTATACTCCTAATAAAACATCTTAGAGATGGTATTATTTAGCAATGAATTGTCAATTAAATGTGAAGTTACAAATCATTGTCACTCGCTTAGTACCCCTTTATTGGGGTATATATTTTCAGCTCAAAGGAACATACGTTTGGGAATGTCAACCTATTGTTATTTCCAGTTGGGAGGAATAAAACATGTCAGTAACCAAACTTAATAATGGTAAATGGCAGGCCCGTGTCTCTTATAAAGATGATGACGGTAACTATAAGTCGGTTACTCATTTAGAAAAGCGCAAAACTGACGCTGTTGAGTGGGAAACTAAAACTAAAAATGCTCTGCTGGAAGGTGCTGACTTATCACGTAGCACCGAGAGTCTAAAGCACTACTTTCTTGATTGGATCAGAATTTACAAAACTGACGGCGTATCGCGTCATACCCACGAGCTATATATGGGCAATTGGCGTCACATCTCTGCATATTTTAAAGATCGACCTATGAGCGCAATTAAACGGCCGGATTATCAGAAATTTCTGAATGAATTTGGTCGCAGTCATGGAATTGCCACATCTCACAAACTTCATCAACAAGTACACACCGCAATCAAGGACGCTGTAGCCGATGGTATTCTAAAACGTGACTTTGCTTACAAGGCACACGTCACTGGACGCCCTCCTAAGCCCGTAGAGGAAAAGTATTTGACGTTGCCCGATTATAAGAAGCTGCGTAAATACCTCATTAAAACGGCTGATTATGACCACATGACTATGCTGATGATGCTGTTTCAATTAGAAACTGGAACCAGGTTCGAGGAAGCTGCTGGTCTGACGTGGGATAATTTGGATTTGAATAATGGAATAGTTCACATTAAACAGCAGTGGGACGCTCGTAGACAGACTTTTCGTCCAACTAAGGGAAATGGACAGGCCGATGGAGATATAACCATAGGACCCGCCTACTGTCGTTTTATGAGGAGCTATCGTAGCACGCAGAAAGATTATTTAGAATTGCACGAAATGAAGAATCCTAAGAACCTCGTATTTTGGTCTAAACTAGGAAAAATCGTGGGCAATGGGAATGCAAACGAAGAGCTAGGACGTATTTGTAACCGTCTAAAGATCAACAAAGTTACAACACACGCCATGAGGCACACACACGCTTCGATTCTTATCTTAAATCATGAGTCCCTTCCCTATGTTCAACATCGCCTTCGACATCAAAAACTAGAAACGACCGTTAACACCTACGTCCATCTTATTGAAGAAGAAAACGGCGTGTCAGATAAGAAGGCTACCGAGCTAATGGACGAAGGATTTTAAAAAATGATAATTTTGTGATTGCTGTAGTCCTTGTGCCGCAAGGGATTACAAAATCATTTGTTAATTTTTCTTCCAAAAAATGCTATATTTTGGCTACTTTTTTCGTTTTTGGAAGAATCGTGGAAGAACATATCGTGTTTGAGTGGTTTTCGAGTGTAAAACAAAAGCACCAAAACGCCTTTATATCAGCGTTTTGGTGCTTTGTCGTTTCTCTATATTTGTCGACTTATCACCCGCACGGGGATCGAACCCGTAACTCCGCCTTGAGAGGGCGACGTCTTAACCAATTTGACCAGCGGGCACAAATTCATTTACTATCTTACCGAATGATAAGCGGCTTGTCAAATCAATTATGACTTTTGCCATCGAAAAACCGTAACAACAGCTAGCCCAACGAATAAAATCAAACAATAAACAACACTGCCCCAAAAAACGAATGTCAATAATTGCGGTAACAAAAAATTACGCATAACCGCTAAGCCGATTGACGTGACAGCCCAGACGATCAGCTGTTGACGTAAATGATTAAATAAACGATCTAATTCTGATTTAGACACGTACTCACCTTCCCATCAATTAGTTTAGTCATCTACCGCTACTAAGTTCAAGCAAAAATACAAAAAACATGCATAAAGTTTCACCAAAGTC from Lactiplantibacillus paraplantarum includes the following:
- a CDS encoding PD-(D/E)XK nuclease-like domain-containing protein: MIKNLSKTKSTSKTSSITSETLTPANYYDRWTDQSFMSATWFKKFLACEAEALAELQGKWEPCMKSTALVVGNWLHSYFESEEAHAKFVDEHSEAISSRGPSKGHLKKDFKIAESMIEALSDDHDFNLLYQGDKEVIVTGEISGYPWKGKIDCLNLKQGYFVDLKTTADIYKAYWNPETREKEPFVYAYNYPLQMAVYQELIKQQFGVTCKPYIVAVSKQDPPDKQAIDLPEYRLTNAMNQVLESQQHIQDVIKGEADPIQCGHCAYCRSTKKLESVVSADDLLID
- a CDS encoding recombinase RecT: MSNELVTMVNNNIEDMKNNEGLSLPPDYSVGNALNSAYLILSDTSKGQPLLDKCDQGSVIKALMNMAIQGLSPAKNQCYFIPYGNQLVMQRSYFGSISVVKRLSNVKDIQAQVVHKDDTFKIGGENGVLVVKEFEPSFENLDKPIIGAFAWIEDINGNRTYTVMTKKDIDTSWSHAKTKKVQNEFPEEMAKRTVINRAAKFYINSSSDNDLFVQAVNETTSNEYENDDKKDVTPTKRSLVADVAENKAEKVESAEPAKEPVRTAAKEASSNDQEPVKDEVDQQNLFDNLGDLDAS
- a CDS encoding helix-turn-helix domain-containing protein: MKNKFAEQLSLALGRDKTLTQQQIADRTHVSPGQLSRLKSGSRSTDSQIRKSLANVINDFWLNYSGARENFGVLSFQNDRQLQGDMFSALMKQKKEQRQRERIEAEFEEAITVKPRDRTPAQQLVIERYPREYAEEISAEITDLAKKAEYAGIPMDKLQEVIDKVNQENG
- a CDS encoding ImmA/IrrE family metallo-endopeptidase → MDRVKDIVKAIVNRYHTADPFVIAEKLNIQVEWCDFGAMPLGKNAYDNQEPIILLNNSIKHTPTQYFILGHELGHVIFHEGLIGYYTSVKHGHSKFEREADEFSVGLMGMFFIEENGHIPYSYRELAYQYGVPFDKD
- a CDS encoding recombination system host exonuclease inhibitor, with the translated sequence MIPAQADLNEHWQQRNDSRDWVLDADNYCYDGDEFDKAQLFQDYIDNNDFKQWAIDMQADMLSAICIVTFGSTDVSVLYPDQGEESNWQWLIDVFGQSRLWDELLVHIDTDTMMTRLGYHWVSEEEEA
- a CDS encoding helix-turn-helix transcriptional regulator, whose protein sequence is MTSRERLIQFRNKRGLTQSKLSDLSGVPQTTISGIENTSKTPGLRTAIKLASALEINVKDLLPKEVIE
- a CDS encoding helix-turn-helix domain-containing protein, encoding MDKTHSTFFKERLYSYMKEQNITLNRVATLSGMAATTLSNIVNRGSAPRIDTIYKICSGLGISVHDFFDFPPYNEVEE
- a CDS encoding tyrosine-type recombinase/integrase → MSVTKLNNGKWQARVSYKDDDGNYKSVTHLEKRKTDAVEWETKTKNALLEGADLSRSTESLKHYFLDWIRIYKTDGVSRHTHELYMGNWRHISAYFKDRPMSAIKRPDYQKFLNEFGRSHGIATSHKLHQQVHTAIKDAVADGILKRDFAYKAHVTGRPPKPVEEKYLTLPDYKKLRKYLIKTADYDHMTMLMMLFQLETGTRFEEAAGLTWDNLDLNNGIVHIKQQWDARRQTFRPTKGNGQADGDITIGPAYCRFMRSYRSTQKDYLELHEMKNPKNLVFWSKLGKIVGNGNANEELGRICNRLKINKVTTHAMRHTHASILILNHESLPYVQHRLRHQKLETTVNTYVHLIEEENGVSDKKATELMDEGF
- a CDS encoding helix-turn-helix domain-containing protein; amino-acid sequence: MRHWLKEWRDINGLTQKKAAEFLNMPETTLASYEQGHRTPSVGRAKKMAVRMNNISTKKRVKWTYFFEEEVHNSSN
- a CDS encoding DUF771 domain-containing protein, which produces MSDTILIRHEAPKGFQFISEEEYERFQAWQQAQRGICTWKLKDLARYKYGTKSTERASRYLTKHRHDLDIEQGGFIDYVNTHNGWQIPAAEMMDYLLDHPD
- a CDS encoding helix-turn-helix domain-containing protein; the encoded protein is MFAERLKELRKREAGLTQERLAMQLGMAKTTLASYEQGKRQPDLETLSKIADRFSVTTDYLLGKNGTPKWATKKDTIDLKDFLEANEGSMTYGGEDLTEEEKQQVRVAMATIFWKRHKHD